A region from the Nostoc sp. HK-01 genome encodes:
- a CDS encoding MerR family transcriptional regulator yields MLAQAEAKQIGVIAKESGVPIKTIRYYEELGLLKSSGRTEGGFRLFNSDVLERLHFIKRAQSLGLSLSEIKEFLNVHDSGKLPCEHIKVKLEDKVKAIDEQIRQLLILRQELSGLLSGWEIKPDSSHSTICPIIEND; encoded by the coding sequence ATGTTAGCCCAAGCAGAAGCAAAACAAATTGGTGTAATTGCCAAAGAAAGTGGCGTACCAATAAAAACTATTCGCTATTATGAAGAACTTGGTCTACTTAAATCTTCTGGTAGAACAGAAGGTGGATTTAGATTATTTAACTCTGATGTTTTGGAGCGACTGCACTTTATTAAACGCGCTCAAAGCTTAGGCTTAAGTTTGTCAGAAATTAAAGAATTTTTAAATGTTCATGATAGCGGTAAATTACCTTGTGAACATATCAAAGTTAAATTAGAAGACAAAGTAAAAGCTATTGATGAACAAATTCGACAACTACTAATTTTAAGACAAGAATTATCAGGCTTATTATCAGGTTGGGAAATCAAACCTGATAGTTCTCATTCAACGATTTGCCCCATCATTGAAAATGATTAA
- a CDS encoding peptidase M23B produces MRALKIIFLGLGYVLCVCLVLISVSTGYATTSASVDTLRQQQQQINQERQNVIQERDRLTNLQNAAQNRLTGIKQNLNTTNNQIQDSESRLTQATQRLQKLEADLAIAQRTYEERQVATVARLRYLQRSHASLGWAVLMQSQNISDFISRRHQLKLVYQADQKILAKLNDQALQITQQKTDVEQQKNEIALIRQQLLAQKADYQTQAQSQSELIQRLNSDRLALEAAENQLERDSHNLESLIEEKVAALEGRSKTNSRNSIIIRGTGMFAYPSNAPTSSRFGWRVHPILGYRRFHAGLDFAASYGSTIRAADSGTVIFAGWYGGYGRAVIIDHGNGLTTLYGHTSELFVSEGQGVQRGQAIAAVGSTGFSTGPHLHFEVRRHGTPVNPADYL; encoded by the coding sequence ATGAGAGCATTAAAGATCATTTTTCTGGGACTTGGTTATGTTTTGTGTGTTTGTTTGGTATTGATTTCAGTATCGACAGGATATGCAACAACATCAGCATCAGTTGATACTTTACGACAACAGCAGCAACAAATTAATCAAGAACGCCAGAATGTGATTCAGGAACGCGATCGCTTGACTAATTTGCAAAATGCTGCCCAAAATCGCTTAACTGGCATCAAGCAAAATCTCAACACCACAAATAATCAAATTCAAGATAGTGAATCGCGGTTAACCCAAGCCACCCAACGCTTGCAAAAGCTAGAAGCTGATTTAGCCATAGCGCAACGTACTTATGAAGAACGACAAGTCGCCACAGTAGCGAGGTTGCGCTATCTCCAGCGATCGCACGCTAGTCTAGGATGGGCGGTTTTAATGCAAAGCCAAAATATTAGTGACTTTATTAGCCGCCGTCATCAATTAAAGTTAGTGTATCAGGCAGACCAAAAAATTCTAGCCAAACTCAACGACCAAGCACTGCAAATCACTCAGCAGAAAACAGACGTAGAACAACAAAAAAATGAAATTGCTTTGATTCGCCAGCAATTACTTGCCCAAAAAGCTGATTATCAAACTCAGGCGCAGTCGCAATCAGAATTAATTCAACGCTTAAATAGCGATCGCCTCGCCTTAGAAGCAGCAGAAAATCAATTAGAACGAGATTCCCATAATCTGGAAAGCTTGATTGAAGAAAAAGTCGCCGCTTTAGAAGGACGCAGCAAAACTAACAGCCGCAACAGCATTATCATTCGCGGTACGGGAATGTTTGCTTATCCTAGCAATGCACCCACTAGCAGCCGCTTTGGCTGGCGAGTACACCCGATTCTGGGCTATCGGCGCTTTCATGCAGGCTTGGATTTTGCAGCTAGTTATGGTAGTACCATTCGCGCCGCCGATTCGGGAACTGTAATTTTTGCTGGGTGGTATGGTGGCTATGGTAGAGCCGTAATTATCGATCACGGTAACGGATTGACGACACTCTACGGACACACCAGCGAATTATTTGTTTCGGAGGGACAAGGGGTACAACGAGGACAAGCGATCGCGGCTGTTGGTTCTACTGGCTTCTCTACCGGGCCGCACCTGCATTTTGAAGTACGTCGTCATGGTACACCCGTTAATCCGGCTGATTATCTTTAA
- a CDS encoding 6-phosphogluconate dehydrogenase NAD-binding protein: protein MKVAFLGTGLMGQPMAQRLLAADIQVVAYNRTPEKLAPLQAAGAEIVTQPRHAIRAADCIILMLTNAAAIYQVLLSDTAWRTLEGRTIIQMGTITPTESQEIRDTVVGGGGEYLEAPVLGSIPEAKSGQLIVMVGATQSQYQNHLQLLKNFGSEPLLVGPVGTAAALKLSLNQLIASMTTSFALSLAFLQRQGVNIESFMQVLRASSLYAPTFDKKLQRMLEENYANPNFPTKHLLKDTDLFISEAKALGLDLGSIESVRHILYTAMKMSFANDDYSSVFSAIKEWGDSSAE from the coding sequence ATGAAGGTGGCATTTCTGGGAACTGGACTGATGGGACAACCAATGGCTCAAAGGTTGTTAGCAGCCGATATACAAGTAGTTGCTTACAATCGCACCCCAGAAAAATTAGCACCATTACAAGCCGCTGGCGCAGAAATTGTCACACAACCCCGTCACGCCATTCGTGCGGCTGATTGCATTATTTTGATGCTTACCAATGCCGCAGCCATTTATCAAGTCTTGCTTTCAGATACTGCTTGGCGCACCCTAGAAGGACGCACCATCATCCAAATGGGGACAATTACACCCACAGAAAGTCAAGAAATTCGAGATACTGTAGTTGGTGGTGGCGGGGAATATTTAGAAGCACCCGTATTAGGAAGCATCCCAGAAGCAAAAAGCGGTCAGTTAATTGTTATGGTAGGCGCAACACAATCACAATACCAAAACCATTTACAATTACTCAAAAATTTTGGTTCAGAACCTTTACTTGTAGGGCCAGTAGGGACGGCGGCGGCGTTAAAATTATCCCTCAATCAATTAATTGCTTCTATGACTACCAGCTTTGCTCTGAGTCTGGCTTTTTTGCAGCGTCAAGGGGTCAATATCGAGTCTTTTATGCAAGTTTTACGCGCAAGTTCTCTTTATGCGCCTACCTTTGATAAAAAGCTGCAACGAATGTTAGAGGAAAATTATGCTAACCCTAATTTTCCCACCAAACATTTACTCAAAGATACAGATTTGTTCATCTCAGAAGCCAAAGCTTTAGGTTTAGATCTTGGCAGCATTGAGTCTGTACGACACATTTTGTATACAGCCATGAAAATGTCATTTGCTAATGATGATTATTCATCAGTATTTTCAGCTATTAAAGAATGGGGAGATTCCAGCGCTGAGTAA
- a CDS encoding serine O-acetyltransferase, translating into MVARFAFRGYYCVLSTLRADFRIIFERDPAARNWLEVLVCYPGLQALLFHRLAHWLHHFGLPFFPRFISHLSRFLTGIEIHPGATIGQGVFIDHGMGVVIGETAIIGDYALIYQGVTLGGTGKQSGKRHPTVGENVVVGAGAKVLGNIQVGNNVRIGAGSVVLRDVPSDCTVVGIPGRIVYRSGVRVAPLEHNNLPDSEAEVIRALVDRIEALEQQIQTIQQLQPAAKTPVLVGVGATQEPEPKPEAPLCSLRDKAIQEFLDGAGI; encoded by the coding sequence ATGGTAGCTCGTTTTGCTTTCCGAGGGTACTACTGCGTGCTATCTACTTTACGTGCCGATTTTCGCATCATTTTTGAACGTGACCCAGCCGCCCGTAACTGGCTAGAGGTCTTGGTTTGTTACCCTGGCTTGCAAGCCCTACTTTTCCATCGACTGGCGCATTGGCTACATCATTTTGGTCTTCCCTTTTTCCCCCGCTTTATTTCTCACCTATCTCGATTTTTAACTGGTATCGAAATTCACCCAGGCGCAACTATTGGTCAAGGCGTATTTATTGACCACGGGATGGGTGTGGTAATTGGTGAGACTGCAATCATAGGTGATTATGCTTTGATTTATCAAGGTGTCACTTTGGGCGGGACGGGGAAACAAAGCGGTAAACGCCATCCTACAGTCGGTGAAAATGTTGTAGTCGGTGCTGGTGCAAAGGTACTAGGTAATATTCAAGTTGGGAATAACGTCCGTATTGGCGCTGGTTCAGTCGTTCTCAGGGATGTGCCTTCTGATTGTACAGTGGTTGGCATTCCCGGTCGGATTGTCTATCGTTCTGGAGTGCGAGTTGCACCTCTAGAACACAACAACTTACCCGACTCGGAGGCCGAAGTAATTCGCGCTTTAGTCGATCGCATTGAAGCCTTAGAACAACAAATCCAAACTATACAACAACTACAACCTGCGGCTAAAACTCCTGTATTGGTAGGTGTAGGAGCCACCCAAGAGCCTGAACCAAAACCAGAAGCTCCTTTATGTAGTCTCAGAGATAAAGCAATTCAAGAATTTCTCGATGGTGCGGGGATTTAA
- a CDS encoding putative transcriptional regulators, CopG/Arc/MetJ family protein: MNSKFNQKHEIFIQEKLSSGRYHTIEEIIVEALELLEEHDKKYEQWLQAARDHGDVSIAELEKIDGKFLIAQLERKLRKALES; the protein is encoded by the coding sequence ATGAACTCCAAATTCAACCAAAAGCACGAAATCTTTATTCAAGAGAAACTCAGTAGTGGTAGATATCACACTATTGAGGAAATAATTGTCGAAGCATTAGAACTCTTAGAAGAACATGATAAAAAATATGAACAGTGGTTGCAAGCAGCCCGTGATCATGGTGATGTTTCTATTGCAGAGTTAGAAAAAATTGACGGTAAATTTTTAATAGCACAATTAGAAAGAAAATTACGTAAAGCACTGGAATCTTAA
- a CDS encoding small GTP-binding protein domain-containing protein, whose protein sequence is MVRLKLWQLIILATPIAAIIIFLLVAAGIQINVWGINWIWAVFTVVFVGWRWLLVKWTQPAIVQVEAALAGFKEELESAIDTTASKVGSDATQQAEAALHKILEASINDRPIWEDWQTFWQRCQDVVVAVANIYHPQVQYPLLNIYVPQAYGLIRGTVDDLDQWMQRLSPALNQATVGQAYQAYEVYRKLEPSARKLLRAWGWAQWLLNPVAAVANRATKGSSNRANQQLLVNLGQLLREAALRNLCRQAIALYGGITLANTTAAISPPAIPQTKTQTLREILTQAEPVEEVEQKPISILLVGRTGAGKSSLINTLFQADLVAVDVLPSTDEIQNYHWETPSGESLTLWDTPGYEQVKRGELRQLVLDYATNADLLLLVTPALDPALQMDVDFLADMKGEIDDLPAIAVVTQVDKLRPIREWEPPYNWEWGEKPKEISIREATQYRAEKLGEFSNLVVPVVTSDSKTKRTAWNIDTLSLGLIEAIAPAKQLRLARFLRDLDSRTVAAAKIIDHYTFQMATTQGLTSLLKSPVLQFIATMSTGSPTLAYLLAEQIPVEQLPIVIGKLQIAYELFSLLKTDDANKINFDLMALWPLLLENSATPDRNAWAFGHSLVEYWTQNLAVEQLRQRFEYYLQQI, encoded by the coding sequence ATGGTGCGCTTAAAACTGTGGCAGTTGATTATTTTAGCAACACCGATCGCAGCTATTATTATTTTCTTACTGGTTGCCGCAGGTATACAAATCAATGTCTGGGGAATTAACTGGATTTGGGCTGTGTTTACCGTGGTGTTTGTTGGTTGGCGTTGGTTGCTGGTGAAGTGGACGCAACCAGCGATTGTGCAGGTGGAAGCGGCGTTAGCCGGATTTAAAGAAGAACTTGAATCGGCGATAGATACAACTGCATCAAAAGTAGGAAGTGATGCTACGCAGCAAGCCGAAGCAGCATTACACAAAATCTTAGAAGCATCAATTAACGATCGCCCAATTTGGGAAGATTGGCAAACTTTTTGGCAACGCTGTCAAGATGTAGTGGTGGCTGTGGCGAATATCTACCATCCCCAAGTGCAGTATCCCCTCCTCAATATCTATGTCCCCCAAGCTTACGGACTGATTCGGGGAACCGTAGACGATTTAGACCAGTGGATGCAGAGATTATCACCTGCTTTAAATCAAGCAACAGTCGGGCAAGCTTATCAAGCTTATGAAGTATATCGCAAGCTAGAACCATCAGCCCGTAAACTTTTGCGGGCTTGGGGCTGGGCGCAATGGTTGTTAAATCCTGTGGCGGCGGTGGCGAACCGTGCAACTAAGGGTTCCAGTAACCGGGCTAATCAGCAGTTGTTGGTGAATTTAGGTCAACTCTTGCGCGAAGCAGCTTTGAGAAATTTATGCCGACAAGCGATCGCTCTTTACGGAGGTATTACACTAGCAAATACAACAGCAGCTATTTCTCCACCAGCTATCCCACAAACTAAAACCCAAACTCTGCGAGAAATCCTCACCCAAGCTGAACCAGTCGAAGAAGTAGAACAAAAACCCATCAGTATTTTACTAGTAGGGCGGACAGGCGCAGGCAAAAGCAGTTTAATTAACACGTTATTTCAAGCTGATCTGGTGGCGGTTGATGTGTTACCCAGTACCGACGAAATTCAAAATTATCATTGGGAAACTCCCAGCGGCGAAAGTCTCACTCTTTGGGATACCCCTGGTTATGAACAAGTGAAGCGGGGAGAACTCCGCCAATTAGTATTAGACTATGCAACTAACGCAGATTTGTTATTGCTGGTGACACCCGCCCTTGATCCGGCTTTACAAATGGATGTGGACTTTTTAGCAGATATGAAAGGGGAAATTGATGATTTACCTGCGATCGCAGTTGTCACCCAAGTAGATAAATTGCGTCCTATCCGCGAATGGGAACCGCCATACAATTGGGAATGGGGAGAAAAGCCAAAGGAAATTTCTATCCGTGAAGCTACCCAATATCGTGCTGAAAAGCTGGGAGAATTTTCTAATTTAGTTGTCCCGGTGGTCACAAGTGATAGCAAAACCAAACGCACAGCTTGGAATATAGATACTTTATCTTTAGGATTGATTGAGGCGATCGCACCTGCTAAACAATTACGACTCGCTCGGTTTTTGCGTGACTTAGACTCCCGCACCGTCGCCGCCGCTAAAATTATTGATCACTATACCTTCCAGATGGCGACAACTCAAGGACTAACTTCACTGCTAAAAAGTCCAGTACTGCAATTTATTGCTACTATGTCAACTGGTTCGCCCACCTTGGCATATTTACTAGCAGAGCAAATTCCTGTAGAACAATTACCGATTGTCATTGGTAAACTGCAAATCGCGTATGAACTTTTCTCACTATTAAAAACCGACGATGCCAATAAAATTAACTTTGATTTAATGGCTCTCTGGCCATTATTGTTAGAGAATTCTGCTACACCTGATCGTAATGCTTGGGCGTTTGGTCATTCCCTTGTGGAATACTGGACTCAGAATTTAGCAGTGGAACAACTACGGCAGCGATTTGAGTATTATTTGCAACAAATTTGA